Below is a window of Paraburkholderia kururiensis DNA.
CACGGAGACTCAGCGCATGCGCGTGGCGGTCGGCCAGATCGACCGCCTGCTGCTCGACGTGCGCGCCGGCCGCACGCGCGAGTTCGAACTCGGCGGTCCCACACCGATGCGCGTCGTCGTATCGCTATAGGCGCAGCCGCGCCGCGCCCCCGTCTCAGATCGCTCAATCCTTCCAGGCCGAACCGAGGATGATCGAGCAGAAGTTCTCGCGGTGATAGTGCGGGTCCTTGAGCGCCAGCACGTCCGCCTTCACGTTGCCGAACGTCGTTTCCGGCTTGTGCATCGTCCCGCACGCGAACGCGTGAATGATGCCCTCCTTGAACCCGTGCCCGCGCGGGTGTGCATGCGTCACCTCATGACGCTGCTCGTCCGTGAACTCGTGGTACGCGAGCCCGAGCACGTCCATCTCGACCCCCGCCGTCACGAGCGCCACCACCGGCCGCTTGTGCTTCGGAATGCCCGGCGTGGTGTGCAGCGCAATGGCATCCCAGACGTCATCGATGTCAGACTCCGCGATACCATGCCGACGCAGAAAATCGCGTGCCGCGTTGGCGCCGTCCACCTCGAAGCGTTCGTCCTTGCTGCTATAGGGCTCGACAAGCCCCATGTCGTGAAACATCGCGCCGATGTACAGCAGTTCGGGATCGTAGACGAGCCCCTTGCGCTCGCCCGTCAATGCGCCGAACAGAAACACACGGCGCGAGTGGTGAAACAGCAGGTCCGTTTCCGTGTCGCGCACGAGTTCGGTCGCTTCGCGCGCCATCGCGCTGTCGGGAATCTTGATGCCGGCAATCGTCTGTGTCATGTGGAACCTCGGTGAGAGTGAGCCCGCGCACGTCGTACGGACAACGCGGACAGATTGTGACGGCGGCCGACGTACGCTGCAACGGAGGCAGGGCACGTCACACCGCCTGCTCGATGGGCGCACAGGCGCCCGCATGCGGGTGTGGCCGCTCGTCGCGTTTGGTCGACGCTGGGCGCCGACACGGGATCGCTGGCGGAAAAGGTCGCTTTCAATGCCTCGTCGAGCAGGGCTTCGAGCCCGCGAGGCGTATCGCGTAAGGGCAGCACCGGCCGAGGCGCGCAATGGGCGCCGCGAAGGTGCCGCCTGTTGGCGCCGATGGCTTTGCTATGCTCGTGCATCGTTGCTCTCCGGAAGCGAATTCCCATGCCACCGAGTATTGGCGAGCGCGCATGCATGGGCAACGCCGGCGCACCGCCGGACACTGCCAAACGCACGTCGTCTTCTGCCGGGCGTATAGCCGCAGCGATACATGCCGCAGACACGCACGGCACGACGAATTGAAGCAGCGCTAGAGAACCCAGAGGACCCATCCCCATGCGGACCGTCGCAATTGCGATCTTCAGAGGCGTGCAGGCGCTCGACGTCGCGGGCCCGGTCGACGTGCTCGGCGAGGCGAACGAGTTTCTTGCCCCCGAGGATCGCTATGACGTCAAGCTGCTCGCCGATACCGCGGGCACGGTGCGGGCCTCCAACGGCCTGACGCTCGCGCCGCACGACACGTTCGCGCGCGGGCCGGGCCGCTTCGATCTCGCACTGGTGGCAGGCGGTCCGTCACTGCCGCGAGGCGACGCGCCGTCCGGCGTCACGGAATGGTTGTCGGACGTCGCAGCGCGCTGTGACCGCTACGGTTCCATCTGCACGGGCGCCTTTGCACTAGGTCGCGCGGGTTTGCTCGACGGGCGTCACGTCACGACGCACTGGCAGCACGCGCAGCAGTTGGCCGACCAGTTTCCGCACGCGCGCGTGGACTTCGATCGCATCTATCTGCGCGATGGGCCGCTCGTGACGTCGGCGGGCATTACGGCCGGCATCGACCTCACGCTGGCGCTGGTTGCCGAAGACCACGGCCCGCAGCTTGCGCTTGCCGTTGCGAAGCGGCTCGTGGTGTTCGCGCAGCGCCAGGGCGGCCAGTCGCAGTTCAGCCCTTACCTCACGGCGCCTGCCGACGACACCTCGCCGGTCGCCAAAGTGCTGGCTCACGTGATGGCGCACATCCGCGAGTCGTTCACGGTGAGCGACCTCGCGCAAATCGCAGGCATGAGCGCACGCAACTTCGCGCGCGTGTTTGTGCAGCAGACCCACATCACGCCGCACGAGTTCGTCGAGCGAGCGCGCATGGACACCGCGCGCAAGCTGCTGGAGAGCACGGATGCGCCGTTGAAAACGATCGCCTACGACTGCGGATTCGGCACGTCGGACCGCATGCGGCTCGTCTTCGTGCGGCGCATCGGCGCAACGCCGATGCAATATCGCGAGCGCTTTCGCGCCACGCTGCAACGTCGCGGCGATACCGGCGCAGCGCGCGAGGAAAGTCAGCGCTGACCGGCAGGTCGTACCGTGCGGCGGCATGAAAGAAGCGCTGCCACGATGCCTGCCGCAACAGGGGCCACGCCCTGAATGTTTCGGACAACAACACAACTGCCGCGCCGCAAAGCCCCGCGCGGCTACCGCGGAATTACGCCCTCAACGCCCCGCTTATCCACGCATTGCTTTGCCGTCACGCTCTCTACAGTCACGTTGCGCGGCACCGTATTGACCGCGCAATTCGTCTGGAGAAGTTCTTTGAAGATTCTGATCAAGCTCGCGGCTGTCGCAATCGGCGGCGCGTTCTGTGCCGGTCACGCGGCGGCGCAGGAAATCTATCTGCAGGGCGGCACGCAAGGAGGCGGCGCGGGCCTCGCAGTGGGCGTGACCAACTGGCTCGGGCTGCATGCCGACGTTAACGGCTTCGCCTTCAATCACTCGTTCAACGCGGGCGGTAACGAGTTCAACGGGCATCTGCGCATCTTGCACGGCGGCGGCTATCTGGACCTGTTCCCGTTCGCGAGCAGTTCGTTCCGTCTGACGGGCGGCCTGCTTCTGGATGCCGACCGGCTCCAGGGTAACGCGGTGCCAACCAACGGCACGTTCTCGCTCAACGGCAAGGCCTACCCGGCGCTGCCCGGCGCCTACGCGAACGCGACGGTGAAGTACCCGGTGGCGATGCCATACTTGGGCATCGGCTTCGGTCACAAGCCGACATCGAAGGGCTTCGGGCTTGTGGCCGACGTGGGTGTGGCCTACGGACGCCCGCGCGTCGACTTCAGTGTTTCGCCCGACCTGCAGGCGCTCGCGGACGGCGACATCCAGCGGGAAGAGCAGAAGATCCGCGATTCGGTGCAGCGCTACCGCTTCTATCCGATCGTCCAGATCGGCGCGAGCTACCGCTTCTAAGGCGGTCGCACCCACCCCGCGAAGCGCTTCCTGCCGGCACACGAAAGGCGGCCCCTGGCTCAAGGGCCGCCTGGCTGCGCTGCTATAATCCGCGCCTGCGAAACCAACGGACACGGCGCCGCCAGTGCAGTGCGGCAGCAGGCGTTTGCACGGGTGCGGGCGGTGAACTGCCGGCATCCTTCGAGACGAGCTGCGCGGTTGAAGCGCATATGAGCGCGGACTGAGAAAGCGGGCATTCGCGCCGGGGCATAAGGCCAGGCAATGCGGGCTCTGCCCGGCGATACCGATCCAGGCTTGCGTCGCGCGTGCGCTTACCGGCAAGGCGCCCTGTTCGCCTCCGTTCGCCACATCAGCCGCGGCCACCGCATCGCGCTTCGGAGCATGCGCTAAATGCGCCACGTTTTGCCGTGCTCCGTCCACCGGTCTATCGCTGTCGCGCCCGCGCCCCGGCCTCTTGCGGCCAAACGCGACATCCGAACCTTGCCTCATCCGCTTACCGCTGTCCCACACCATGACTCACGATCAGAACGACGCCGATCTGCCCGGCAACACGCCCGCCGCAAACCCGCCTGCTGAAGCCCAGCAGCCCGATCCGTCTGCGGACGAAGCAACCGACGACGTGCTTCACCGCCGTCGCATCCGCAGCTTCGTGACGCGCGCGGGACGCGTTTCCACGGGCCAGCGCCGCGCCCTCGACGAGCTGGGTCCGCGCTTCGTCGTGCCGTATGCGGCCGAGCATCCGGACTGGGACGTCGTGTTCGGCCGCAAGGCGCCGCGTGTACTGGAGATCGGTTTTGGCATGGGCAACAGCACGGCCGAGATCGCCGCGCACCGTCCCGGCGACGACTTTCTCGGCGTCGAGGTGCACGAGCCGGGCGTGGGCGCATTGTTGAAGCTGATCGGCGAACACGAGCTGACGAACATCCGCATCGTGCAGCA
It encodes the following:
- a CDS encoding GlxA family transcriptional regulator, producing MRTVAIAIFRGVQALDVAGPVDVLGEANEFLAPEDRYDVKLLADTAGTVRASNGLTLAPHDTFARGPGRFDLALVAGGPSLPRGDAPSGVTEWLSDVAARCDRYGSICTGAFALGRAGLLDGRHVTTHWQHAQQLADQFPHARVDFDRIYLRDGPLVTSAGITAGIDLTLALVAEDHGPQLALAVAKRLVVFAQRQGGQSQFSPYLTAPADDTSPVAKVLAHVMAHIRESFTVSDLAQIAGMSARNFARVFVQQTHITPHEFVERARMDTARKLLESTDAPLKTIAYDCGFGTSDRMRLVFVRRIGATPMQYRERFRATLQRRGDTGAAREESQR
- the trmB gene encoding tRNA (guanosine(46)-N7)-methyltransferase TrmB, with the translated sequence MTHDQNDADLPGNTPAANPPAEAQQPDPSADEATDDVLHRRRIRSFVTRAGRVSTGQRRALDELGPRFVVPYAAEHPDWDVVFGRKAPRVLEIGFGMGNSTAEIAAHRPGDDFLGVEVHEPGVGALLKLIGEHELTNIRIVQHDAVEVLEHMIAPASLDGVHIFFPDPWHKARHHKRRLIQPPFVALLASRMKPGAYLHCATDWQNYAEQMLEVLRAEPALENTAPEYAPRPDYRPVTKFERRGLRLGHGVWDLIFRRRAD
- a CDS encoding HD domain-containing protein translates to MTQTIAGIKIPDSAMAREATELVRDTETDLLFHHSRRVFLFGALTGERKGLVYDPELLYIGAMFHDMGLVEPYSSKDERFEVDGANAARDFLRRHGIAESDIDDVWDAIALHTTPGIPKHKRPVVALVTAGVEMDVLGLAYHEFTDEQRHEVTHAHPRGHGFKEGIIHAFACGTMHKPETTFGNVKADVLALKDPHYHRENFCSIILGSAWKD